The region CGGCCGTGGCCGGCGCCGGCGCCGCCGTGGGCGCCGCCGTGGAGTACCTGTTCGATCCGGACCGCGGCCGCAGCCGCCGGGCCAAGGTACGCGACCAGGCCTCGCACGCCACACATGAGCTGACCTACGGGGTCGGCCGCCTGAGCCGCGATCTGCGGAACCGCTCTCGCGGCCTGGCCGCGGGGACCCGCTTCCGGCTGGCCGGCCGCTCGGCGGACGATCGGATCCTGTACGAGCGCGTACGCGCGCAGATCGGCCGCTACCTGGCCCATCCCCACGCCGTGGAGGTGAAGGTCGAGGACGGAGTGGCGCTGCTGAACGGCGATGTGCTCACCGGTGAGGACCGGCGCGCGGTGCGGGCGGTCCGCCGCATCCCCGGGATCAGGTCCGTCGAACCCAGGTGGCACGTCCACCGCGACCCGTCCGAGGTGCCCCGGTTCCAGGGCACGGGGCGCGTCCGGTCGCCCGTCCCCGAACTGCTCCAGCAGCACTGGGCTCCGTCGGCCAGGTTCCTGGCCGGTACGGGCGCCGCCGCCCTGTGGATCTTCGCCGGCCGGTTCCCGCGGGCCGTCGCGTGGCCGCTGCGCGGCGCCGCCATCATGCTCGGGGCGCGCTCCGCCACCAACCTGCCGCTGCGCCGGCTGACGGGCATCAACGCCGGCCGCCGCGCCGTCGACGTCACCCGCGCGGTCACGATCGCGGCGCCCCCTGAGCAGATCTGGGAGTTGCTGAGCGACTACTCCATCTTCGCGAGGATCATGCCCGACGTCCGCGAGGTCCGGCGGTCCGTTGACGGCACGAAGTCGCACTGGGAGATCCGCGGTCCCATGGGCCGGCCGATCCGCTTCGACGCGGTCGAGACCAGCCGGCAGGAGGGTAGCCACATCACGTGGAAGTCCGCCGACGGCCAGCTGATCGCCCACACCGGGGAGGTACGGCTGGCGCCCGAGCAGGGCGGCAGGACGCGGCTGCAGGTGCAGCTGACCTACAACCCCGTGGCGGGCGCCGCGGGCCACGCGATCGCGCGGCTGCTGGGCGCCGACCCGGGGACCAGGCTCAAGGAGGACCTGCTGCGGCTGAAGTCGTGCATCGAGGGGCAGCAACAGCCCGTGATGAGCGGGTAGCCGGCGAGGGGGACATGTCTCCGGGTGGACGCGCCGGGCACCGGTGGCCCGGCAGGCGTTCGCGCACACAGGCGCCGACGGCGAGCGAGACTCCGGCCGAGGCGGTGCACATCATGCTGGGCTCGATCGCGCTGATCATCTCGGCCGGGCTGGTGGTCCTGAGCGTG is a window of Nonomuraea helvata DNA encoding:
- a CDS encoding SRPBCC family protein — encoded protein: MAGAGAAVGAAVEYLFDPDRGRSRRAKVRDQASHATHELTYGVGRLSRDLRNRSRGLAAGTRFRLAGRSADDRILYERVRAQIGRYLAHPHAVEVKVEDGVALLNGDVLTGEDRRAVRAVRRIPGIRSVEPRWHVHRDPSEVPRFQGTGRVRSPVPELLQQHWAPSARFLAGTGAAALWIFAGRFPRAVAWPLRGAAIMLGARSATNLPLRRLTGINAGRRAVDVTRAVTIAAPPEQIWELLSDYSIFARIMPDVREVRRSVDGTKSHWEIRGPMGRPIRFDAVETSRQEGSHITWKSADGQLIAHTGEVRLAPEQGGRTRLQVQLTYNPVAGAAGHAIARLLGADPGTRLKEDLLRLKSCIEGQQQPVMSG